Proteins from a genomic interval of Diaphorobacter sp. HDW4A:
- a CDS encoding tripartite tricarboxylate transporter substrate binding protein — protein sequence MKSSKVHAIASRPYAIQRRQFAALTSLGLLAACTCMPHAWAQTIHWPTKPITFVVPQAPGGANDVIARAVAQGLESALGQPVIVDNRPGANGNLGTSQVARSTPDGHTWLVTAQSAYTINPALYSSIPFDPIKDFTPVMQLAVAPYLLVVNPKFPAKNLDELVAHAKAHPGKVEFASAGNGTLNHLLGEMLKTQKHIDLLHVPYKGASAAATDVVAGQLPMTFGSFPGVMPFVASGKLRVLGVASDKTTSLAPEIPPLGKDLAVTSWYGLFAPAGTPAPIVNKVHDAVVKVLATPAMQERLKTLGAEPVVSDPASFKASLPAELAYWKKVVKESGAHID from the coding sequence ATGAAAAGCTCCAAGGTTCACGCCATTGCCTCCCGCCCATACGCTATCCAACGCCGGCAATTTGCCGCACTGACTTCTCTCGGTCTGTTGGCCGCGTGCACCTGCATGCCGCACGCATGGGCACAGACAATCCACTGGCCCACCAAGCCCATCACCTTCGTCGTTCCGCAGGCCCCCGGCGGTGCCAACGATGTGATCGCGCGCGCCGTGGCGCAAGGGCTGGAGAGCGCACTGGGTCAGCCCGTCATCGTGGACAACCGCCCCGGTGCCAACGGCAATCTCGGCACCAGCCAGGTCGCCCGCAGCACGCCCGACGGCCACACCTGGCTGGTCACCGCGCAAAGTGCCTATACCATCAATCCCGCGCTCTACAGCAGCATTCCGTTCGATCCGATCAAGGACTTCACGCCAGTCATGCAGCTCGCGGTCGCGCCGTATCTGCTGGTGGTGAATCCCAAGTTCCCAGCCAAGAATCTTGACGAGCTCGTGGCCCATGCCAAGGCCCATCCCGGCAAGGTCGAATTCGCATCGGCAGGCAACGGCACGCTGAACCATCTGCTCGGCGAAATGCTCAAGACGCAAAAACACATCGACCTGCTTCACGTGCCTTACAAGGGCGCATCCGCCGCCGCGACCGACGTGGTGGCCGGCCAGTTGCCGATGACCTTCGGCAGCTTTCCCGGTGTGATGCCCTTCGTCGCAAGCGGCAAGCTGCGCGTGCTCGGCGTAGCCTCCGACAAAACCACCTCGCTCGCGCCCGAGATCCCTCCGCTCGGCAAAGACCTCGCGGTGACCTCATGGTATGGCCTCTTCGCGCCCGCAGGCACGCCTGCGCCCATCGTCAACAAGGTCCACGACGCTGTGGTCAAGGTGCTTGCGACGCCTGCGATGCAGGAGCGCCTCAAGACCCTCGGAGCAGAACCCGTGGTCTCCGATCCGGCGAGCTTCAAGGCCTCATTGCCCGCCGAATTGGCCTACTGGAAAAAGGTAGTGAAAGAATCCGGCGCGCATATCGATTGA
- a CDS encoding VOC family protein has protein sequence MIRKNTVCLWYEKNALDAAKFYAQTFPDSSVGAVHHAPGDYPDGKQGDELLVEFTVAGIPCVGLNGGPHFKHNESFSFQIATENQEETDRLWNAIVGNGGEESECGWCRDRWGISWQITPRMLLEAFTDPDRVAAKRMFDAMMTMKKLDIATLEKARRG, from the coding sequence ATGATCCGCAAGAACACGGTCTGCCTCTGGTACGAGAAGAACGCGCTTGATGCTGCGAAGTTCTATGCGCAGACCTTTCCCGACAGCAGCGTGGGTGCAGTGCACCACGCCCCCGGCGACTACCCGGACGGCAAGCAGGGTGACGAGCTGCTGGTCGAATTCACCGTTGCGGGCATCCCCTGCGTGGGCCTGAACGGTGGGCCGCACTTCAAGCACAACGAGTCGTTCTCCTTTCAGATCGCGACCGAGAATCAGGAGGAGACGGACCGCCTGTGGAACGCCATCGTCGGCAATGGCGGCGAGGAAAGCGAATGCGGCTGGTGCCGCGACCGCTGGGGCATCTCGTGGCAGATCACCCCACGCATGCTGCTCGAAGCCTTCACCGACCCTGACCGTGTCGCCGCCAAGCGGATGTTCGATGCGATGATGACGATGAAGAAGCTCGACATCGCGACGCTGGAGAAGGCGCGGCGCGGATGA
- a CDS encoding LacI family DNA-binding transcriptional regulator, with product MRIQDVAKAAGVSVATVSRALNKPGKVAAETRARVEQAADQLGYTPNASARTLRTQRSKVIGVVLPTLLNPVFAECFEGIASTAAAAGYAVQPFTTEYQVEREDRAVNSLLAGNADGVILVVSNPARSSALQRLVTARLPYVLAYNQHAKHPCVSVDNAAAVTRLIAHLTSLGHERIAMVSGQLQASDRARQRYRGYRLGMKRAGHEELPLIEVPFVETAVQELATQLANQPATERPTALVSSNDLLAIRCIRAAHLAGLSVPEQLSVTGFDGIALGEDLTPMLSTIVQPNAEIGQRSVELLAHAMASNAPLTAAASITLAHRFRTGESCAAAPPFKRSHNEKKTVGRKPSV from the coding sequence ATGCGCATACAAGACGTCGCCAAGGCTGCAGGTGTTTCCGTGGCCACCGTGTCGCGTGCTCTGAATAAGCCCGGCAAGGTAGCTGCCGAAACGCGCGCCCGCGTGGAGCAAGCTGCTGACCAACTCGGCTATACACCCAATGCGAGCGCCCGCACCTTGCGCACGCAGCGCAGCAAGGTGATCGGCGTGGTGCTGCCCACGCTGCTCAATCCCGTGTTTGCCGAATGCTTCGAAGGCATCGCATCGACCGCCGCCGCTGCAGGCTATGCAGTGCAACCATTCACTACCGAATACCAAGTAGAGCGAGAAGACCGCGCGGTGAACTCGCTGCTCGCGGGCAATGCGGACGGGGTCATTCTGGTCGTCTCCAACCCCGCCCGTTCGAGCGCGCTACAGCGGCTGGTTACCGCGCGCCTGCCCTATGTACTGGCCTACAACCAGCACGCCAAGCATCCCTGTGTATCGGTGGACAACGCGGCCGCCGTGACCAGACTGATCGCGCATCTCACCTCACTCGGTCATGAACGCATTGCGATGGTCAGCGGCCAGTTGCAAGCCTCCGACCGCGCACGCCAACGCTATCGCGGCTACCGGCTCGGCATGAAACGCGCGGGCCATGAAGAACTGCCACTGATCGAAGTGCCGTTCGTCGAAACCGCAGTGCAAGAGCTGGCAACCCAGCTTGCGAATCAACCCGCAACAGAACGCCCCACCGCACTGGTCAGCTCCAACGACCTGCTCGCGATCCGCTGTATCCGCGCCGCGCATCTCGCAGGATTGAGCGTGCCCGAACAACTCAGCGTGACCGGCTTTGACGGCATCGCGCTTGGTGAAGACCTGACGCCGATGCTCAGCACCATCGTGCAGCCGAATGCCGAGATTGGCCAGCGTAGCGTGGAACTGCTCGCGCACGCCATGGCCTCCAACGCGCCGCTGACTGCCGCTGCCAGCATCACGCTCGCGCACCGCTTCCGCACGGGCGAATCGTGCGCAGCGGCGCCCCCTTTCAAGCGTTCACACAACGAGAAGAAGACGGTGGGCCGCAAGCCGTCCGTTTGA
- a CDS encoding ABC transporter substrate-binding protein, protein MKHHIQQLTRVTALALGLVASSAFAQTAICYNCPTEWADWGTQIKAIKAKTGVTVPPDNKNSGQSLAQLVAEKASPVADVTYVGVTFAYQAMKDGVVQPYKPAQFADIPEGLKDPAGHWFAIHSGTMGFMVNVDALGGKPVPKSWADLLKPDYKGLIGYLDPASAFVGYVGAVAVNQARGGTLDNFGPGIDYFKQLKKNDPIVPKQTAYARVLSGEIAILLDYDFNAYRAKYKDKANVEFVIPAEGSVVVPYVMSLVNKAPHAADAKKVLDFVLSDEGQTIWANAYLRPVRNIAMPKDIQARFLPASEYTRAKTVDYDKMAASQKAFSDRYLKDVQ, encoded by the coding sequence ATGAAACACCACATCCAGCAACTCACGCGCGTCACGGCGCTGGCCTTGGGTCTCGTCGCCAGCAGCGCTTTCGCGCAGACCGCCATCTGCTACAACTGCCCCACCGAATGGGCCGACTGGGGCACTCAGATCAAGGCCATCAAGGCCAAGACGGGCGTGACCGTTCCGCCGGACAACAAGAACTCGGGGCAGTCGCTAGCTCAGCTCGTTGCCGAAAAGGCCAGCCCCGTGGCCGACGTGACCTACGTGGGCGTGACCTTCGCCTACCAGGCCATGAAAGACGGCGTGGTCCAGCCCTACAAGCCCGCGCAATTCGCCGACATTCCCGAAGGCCTGAAAGACCCCGCAGGCCACTGGTTCGCGATCCACTCGGGCACCATGGGCTTCATGGTGAACGTCGATGCGCTCGGCGGCAAGCCCGTGCCCAAATCGTGGGCCGATCTGCTCAAGCCCGACTACAAAGGCCTCATTGGCTACCTCGATCCCGCATCGGCCTTCGTCGGCTACGTGGGCGCGGTCGCGGTCAATCAAGCACGCGGCGGCACGCTCGACAACTTTGGTCCGGGCATCGACTACTTCAAGCAGCTCAAGAAGAATGATCCCATCGTGCCCAAGCAGACCGCCTACGCCCGCGTGCTCTCGGGCGAGATCGCGATCCTGCTCGACTACGACTTCAACGCTTATCGCGCCAAGTACAAGGACAAGGCCAACGTCGAGTTCGTGATTCCCGCTGAAGGCTCCGTGGTCGTGCCCTACGTCATGAGTCTGGTGAACAAGGCGCCGCACGCCGCCGACGCGAAAAAGGTGCTGGATTTCGTGCTCTCCGATGAAGGCCAGACCATCTGGGCGAATGCCTATCTGCGCCCGGTGCGCAACATCGCCATGCCCAAGGACATCCAGGCGCGCTTCCTGCCAGCGAGTGAATATACACGCGCCAAGACCGTGGACTACGACAAGATGGCCGCATCACAAAAAGCATTCTCCGACCGCTATCTGAAAGACGTCCAGTAA
- a CDS encoding ABC transporter permease, with protein sequence MRSGFRPSRTLLAVCAAPAAAFFAAFWLLPVVRLLALPAEQGLAAYFVVLTNGRYLQSLLQTLGLSLVVTLATLVIGALVGITLARQRFRGRQLLLSLLTLPLSFPGVIIGFFMILLGGRQGVLADLTNSLGWGRVTFAYGLLGLFLAYLYFSLPRAIATYTAAAEAMDAQLEEAARSMGASRWNVARDVWIPELAPTTLACGAIVFATAMGAFGTAFTLSAKFEVLPITIYNEFTNYANFALAASLSIALGVITWAVLWISRRVSGSVAI encoded by the coding sequence ATGCGATCCGGATTCCGTCCTTCACGCACGCTGCTGGCCGTTTGTGCGGCCCCCGCAGCGGCGTTCTTCGCGGCGTTCTGGCTGCTGCCGGTGGTGCGACTGCTCGCGCTGCCGGCAGAACAAGGCCTCGCCGCCTATTTCGTCGTGCTCACCAACGGGCGCTACCTGCAAAGCCTTTTGCAGACTTTGGGCCTGTCACTCGTCGTCACGCTGGCCACACTGGTGATTGGTGCACTCGTGGGCATCACGCTCGCACGCCAGCGCTTTCGCGGCAGGCAGTTGCTGCTGTCGCTGCTCACGCTGCCGCTGTCGTTTCCTGGCGTGATCATCGGCTTCTTCATGATTTTGCTGGGCGGCAGACAAGGCGTGCTAGCGGACCTCACCAACAGTCTCGGCTGGGGCCGTGTCACCTTCGCCTATGGCCTGCTGGGCCTGTTCCTCGCGTATCTGTATTTCTCGCTGCCGCGTGCCATCGCCACCTACACGGCGGCGGCCGAGGCCATGGATGCACAGCTCGAAGAGGCCGCCCGCTCCATGGGCGCGTCGCGCTGGAACGTGGCGCGCGATGTGTGGATTCCCGAACTCGCGCCCACCACGCTCGCCTGCGGAGCCATCGTGTTTGCCACTGCCATGGGGGCGTTTGGTACAGCGTTCACTCTGTCGGCCAAATTCGAGGTGTTGCCCATCACCATCTACAACGAGTTCACCAACTACGCCAACTTCGCGCTCGCGGCCAGCCTGTCGATTGCGCTCGGCGTGATCACCTGGGCCGTGCTGTGGATATCGCGCCGCGTGTCCGGCAGCGTCGCCATCTGA
- a CDS encoding ABC transporter permease, protein MRNARQAPLSLMLLTALVAVFMLAPIALSVMAGLVNNYSAGLKSGLTTRWLFEVWDNYGNTVVWSLAIAAMCVIGNLLIGVPCAYMLARTQSRWARLFEELLTLPVAVPGLASALALILAYGTLQGFRQSFAFILVGHMVFTLPFMVRTVSSALQKHELLALEEAARSLGASFSQRFLGVLVPAVLPAIIAGSLMVFTLSVGEFNLTWMLHTPLTRTLPVGLADSYASMRIEIGSAYTLVFLVVILPVLWALQAVGTLIGKHYGN, encoded by the coding sequence ATGAGAAATGCAAGACAAGCCCCGCTTTCACTGATGCTGCTGACCGCGCTGGTCGCGGTGTTCATGCTCGCGCCCATCGCCCTGTCGGTAATGGCCGGCCTCGTCAACAACTACAGTGCCGGACTCAAGAGCGGACTCACCACGCGCTGGCTCTTCGAGGTCTGGGACAACTACGGGAACACCGTCGTCTGGTCGCTCGCGATTGCAGCGATGTGCGTGATCGGCAACTTGCTGATCGGCGTGCCCTGCGCCTACATGCTGGCGCGCACCCAGTCGCGCTGGGCGCGCCTGTTCGAGGAGCTGCTCACGCTGCCAGTGGCCGTTCCGGGCCTGGCCAGCGCGCTCGCGCTGATCCTCGCTTACGGCACGCTGCAGGGCTTTCGTCAGAGCTTCGCGTTCATCCTCGTCGGGCATATGGTGTTCACGCTGCCCTTCATGGTGCGCACCGTATCGTCCGCTCTGCAGAAGCACGAACTGCTCGCGCTTGAAGAAGCCGCGCGCTCACTCGGCGCGAGCTTTTCTCAGCGCTTTCTCGGCGTGCTCGTGCCCGCCGTGCTCCCCGCCATCATCGCTGGTAGCCTGATGGTGTTCACGCTGTCCGTCGGCGAATTCAACCTCACATGGATGCTGCACACGCCGCTCACACGCACCCTGCCTGTGGGCCTGGCCGACAGCTACGCGTCCATGCGCATCGAGATCGGATCGGCCTACACGCTGGTCTTTCTGGTGGTGATCCTGCCGGTGCTCTGGGCACTGCAGGCAGTGGGCACCCTGATCGGAAAACATTATGGAAATTGA
- a CDS encoding ABC transporter ATP-binding protein, producing MEIERTRIDIVNCAKTYADGTRGLQPTTLTVEPGEVLALLGPSGCGKTTLLRLIAGLESPDAGSVIRFGDTDVTHTPIEHRNVGMVFQHYALFPQMTVQANIGYGLKIRGTPEAERQRIVGELVDLVRLNGLGKKRPAELSGGQRQRVALARAVAAKPRVLLLDEPLTALDAKLKESLRDELAELLRRLHITAVHVTHDQQEALAIADRLAVMRAGRIVQIGDGESLYRTPAHPFVAAFLGRVNKLTSNGSGMLDLGGIALVCPTAQASVLVRPEDIQIGHAESGWGRAEVQRRNFLGDRVQLTLNVIGQGALLADVNRDHAAREGEVVGIRIAPEHLMPMMEDEAP from the coding sequence ATGGAAATTGAACGCACGCGCATCGACATCGTCAACTGCGCCAAGACCTATGCCGACGGAACGCGCGGCCTGCAACCCACCACGCTGACTGTGGAGCCCGGCGAGGTGCTCGCGCTGCTCGGCCCCTCGGGCTGCGGCAAGACGACGCTGCTGCGCCTGATCGCCGGACTCGAGTCGCCCGATGCGGGCAGCGTCATCCGCTTTGGCGACACCGATGTGACCCACACGCCCATCGAGCATCGCAACGTGGGCATGGTGTTCCAGCACTACGCGCTGTTCCCGCAGATGACGGTGCAGGCCAACATCGGCTATGGCCTCAAGATCCGGGGCACGCCTGAAGCAGAACGCCAGCGCATCGTCGGCGAACTCGTGGACCTCGTGCGCCTCAACGGCCTTGGGAAAAAGCGCCCCGCCGAACTCTCGGGCGGCCAGCGCCAGCGTGTGGCCCTCGCGCGCGCCGTGGCTGCCAAGCCACGCGTGCTGCTGCTCGATGAGCCGCTCACCGCGCTCGACGCCAAGCTCAAGGAATCGCTGCGTGATGAACTCGCCGAGCTGCTGCGCCGTCTGCACATCACGGCCGTTCACGTCACCCACGATCAACAGGAGGCGCTGGCGATTGCAGACCGTCTCGCGGTGATGCGCGCGGGTCGCATCGTGCAGATCGGCGATGGCGAATCGCTGTACCGCACACCGGCCCATCCCTTCGTCGCAGCCTTTCTCGGCCGGGTGAACAAGCTGACCAGCAACGGCAGCGGCATGCTCGACCTCGGCGGCATCGCGCTTGTCTGCCCCACCGCGCAGGCCTCGGTTCTCGTGCGCCCCGAAGACATCCAGATCGGCCACGCCGAATCCGGCTGGGGCCGCGCCGAAGTGCAGCGCCGCAATTTCCTCGGTGACCGCGTGCAGCTCACGCTGAACGTCATTGGACAGGGCGCACTTCTGGCAGACGTGAATCGCGATCACGCGGCTCGCGAAGGCGAGGTGGTCGGCATCCGCATCGCGCCCGAACACCTGATGCCCATGATGGAGGACGAAGCGCCATGA
- a CDS encoding phosphodiesterase — translation MNSRNDNEMTLLLQLSDPHIREPGKLAYGRINTAPYLAQAVQTILHQPQRPDAIVITGDLTDFGRATEYEHLQSLLAPLGDVPLYLLPGNHDERQQLRASFSTHAYLGTEGFVQYSVPVGELQLVTLDTVTPGESHGTLCHQRLAWLEEELEKQRHKPVVIAMHHPPFQTLIGHMDKIGLLTGAPELEAIVARFPNVERVICGHLHRSIQVRFGGTIASTVPSPAHQVCLDIDPNAASAWTLEPPSYALHALPQGGRLVSHLAASGAFEGPFPFHEGGKLID, via the coding sequence ATGAATTCCAGAAACGATAACGAGATGACCCTGCTGCTTCAGCTCTCCGACCCACACATCCGCGAACCGGGCAAGCTCGCCTACGGACGCATCAACACTGCGCCCTATCTCGCGCAGGCCGTGCAGACCATCCTGCATCAACCGCAGCGCCCAGACGCCATCGTCATCACCGGCGACCTCACGGACTTCGGCCGCGCCACCGAGTACGAGCACCTGCAATCGCTGCTCGCGCCGCTCGGTGATGTGCCGCTCTACCTGCTGCCCGGCAACCACGACGAACGCCAGCAGCTGCGAGCGAGCTTTTCGACGCATGCGTATCTCGGCACCGAAGGTTTCGTGCAATACAGCGTGCCCGTCGGCGAACTGCAGCTCGTCACGCTCGACACGGTCACCCCCGGCGAAAGCCACGGCACGCTGTGCCACCAGCGCCTTGCATGGCTTGAAGAAGAGTTGGAGAAGCAACGCCACAAGCCCGTCGTGATCGCCATGCACCACCCGCCATTCCAGACCCTCATCGGCCACATGGACAAGATCGGCCTGCTCACCGGAGCCCCCGAACTCGAAGCCATCGTCGCCCGCTTTCCCAACGTGGAACGCGTGATCTGCGGCCACCTGCACCGCAGCATCCAGGTGCGCTTCGGCGGCACCATCGCATCGACCGTGCCCTCGCCAGCACATCAGGTCTGCCTCGACATCGACCCCAACGCTGCCTCGGCCTGGACGCTGGAGCCCCCGTCCTACGCGCTGCACGCGCTGCCCCAAGGCGGCCGCCTGGTCTCGCACCTCGCGGCCAGCGGCGCGTTCGAGGGGCCGTTTCCGTTTCATGAGGGCGGCAAGCTGATCGACTGA
- a CDS encoding amidohydrolase, with protein MTLAFSAGAQAQQPPQAAMAAIQSAQAQTLHAQIDQRAKAIEQQLIAWRRDIHQHPELGNLETRTAALVADHLRKLGMEVKTGVAVTGVVGLLKGGKPGPVVALRADMDALPVKEQNELPFASRAKGQFLGKEVDVMHACGHDTHVAMLMATAEVLAGMKDQLPGSVKFIFQPAEESPATFEPDGEKIWGAKQMVKEGVMLNPKVDAVFGLHVSSAYPAGYIAWRPGPAMSSADQFWIDVTGRQTHGARPWSGVDPIVASAQIITGIQTIVSRQANIGLEPAVVTVGAINGGNRMNIIPDKVSMIGTIRTYDEGMKKDIHKRLATTAEHIAESSGAKAKVRVVELYNAVVNPADLVAQMGPTLERVAGKGNYGVQPKSAASEDFSFYQQEAPGMFFYLGVTPKDKDPNTAPNNHSPLFFADESSMIYGVRALSNMAVDYMLAAQKN; from the coding sequence ATGACGCTGGCCTTCTCGGCGGGTGCTCAAGCGCAACAACCGCCGCAGGCCGCCATGGCCGCGATCCAGAGCGCGCAGGCGCAGACGCTGCATGCGCAGATCGACCAGCGTGCCAAGGCCATCGAGCAACAACTGATCGCATGGCGCCGCGACATCCACCAACATCCTGAACTCGGCAACCTCGAAACGCGCACGGCAGCGCTGGTTGCGGACCACTTGCGCAAGCTTGGCATGGAGGTGAAGACCGGCGTGGCAGTGACCGGCGTGGTCGGCCTGCTCAAGGGCGGTAAGCCCGGCCCTGTGGTGGCGCTGCGCGCCGACATGGACGCGCTGCCGGTGAAGGAGCAGAACGAACTGCCGTTCGCCTCCAGGGCCAAGGGCCAGTTTCTCGGCAAGGAAGTGGACGTGATGCACGCCTGTGGCCACGACACCCACGTCGCCATGCTGATGGCAACCGCCGAAGTGCTGGCCGGCATGAAGGACCAGTTGCCCGGCAGCGTGAAGTTCATCTTCCAGCCTGCAGAGGAGTCGCCCGCCACCTTCGAGCCCGATGGAGAGAAGATCTGGGGCGCCAAGCAGATGGTCAAGGAAGGCGTGATGCTGAATCCGAAGGTCGATGCGGTCTTCGGCCTGCATGTCTCGAGCGCCTATCCCGCCGGCTACATCGCATGGCGTCCGGGCCCGGCCATGTCGTCTGCGGACCAGTTCTGGATCGACGTGACCGGCAGGCAGACGCACGGTGCGCGCCCGTGGTCCGGCGTCGACCCGATCGTCGCGAGCGCGCAGATCATCACCGGCATCCAGACCATCGTGAGCCGTCAGGCCAACATCGGGCTGGAGCCAGCGGTGGTCACCGTGGGCGCGATCAACGGTGGCAACCGCATGAACATCATCCCCGACAAGGTCTCGATGATCGGCACCATCCGCACGTACGATGAAGGCATGAAGAAGGACATCCACAAGCGCCTCGCCACCACGGCCGAACATATCGCCGAAAGCTCGGGCGCCAAGGCCAAGGTGAGGGTCGTCGAGCTCTATAACGCGGTGGTCAACCCCGCCGACCTCGTCGCGCAGATGGGCCCCACGCTCGAGCGCGTGGCAGGCAAGGGCAACTACGGCGTGCAGCCCAAGTCCGCCGCCTCGGAAGACTTCTCGTTCTACCAACAGGAAGCGCCGGGCATGTTCTTCTACCTCGGCGTCACGCCGAAAGACAAGGACCCGAACACCGCCCCAAACAACCACTCGCCACTGTTCTTCGCAGACGAGTCGTCGATGATCTACGGCGTGCGCGCGCTGTCGAACATGGCGGTGGACTATATGCTGGCGGCTCAGAAAAACTGA
- a CDS encoding Na/Pi cotransporter family protein, protein MKHLLNLLAAIALLVWGSHLVRTGVLRVFGANLRSLLARSMGNRFTAALSGMGVTALVQSSTATSLMTSSFVGQGLIALPAALAVMRGADVGTALMSVLFSVDLSWLSPVFILVGVILFVTRQASTAGRVGRVLIGLGLMLLALDMVVQASEPMLASPIIKAMLNSISSDIFMELVMGCVLAVVAYSSLAIVLLISAMAASNVVPLDVALGLVLGANLGSGLLAVMTTAKSAVEVRQVTVGNMVFKVLGVIIMTPFIGTWMKYVQPLLPNAAQSVVLFHLAYNIIISVGFIGFTQWVADLMTKLMPKPMEDKPRRPHHLDPSALSTPSLAISCAAREALYQADVVETMLTGMLDVIQKNDEQQAERIRKMDDEVDQLYSAIKYYLTKISREALGEEESKRWADIISFTINMEQIGDIIERVIIDIEDKKIKKGRKFSEAGMAEITELHGRLVSNLRLGMSVFLNGNVRDAKRLLEEKVRFRDLERTYSTTHLARLSENTMQSIETSSLHIDLISDLKRINSLICSIAYPILESAGELVPSRVKAINEAAANAATPASPRAAAAEHSNA, encoded by the coding sequence GTGAAGCATTTGTTGAATCTATTAGCCGCCATCGCGCTACTCGTGTGGGGAAGCCACCTGGTGCGAACCGGCGTGCTGCGCGTTTTCGGCGCAAACCTCCGTTCCCTTCTCGCCCGCAGCATGGGCAACCGTTTCACGGCGGCCTTGTCCGGCATGGGCGTCACGGCGCTGGTGCAATCGAGCACCGCCACGTCGCTGATGACCTCGTCCTTCGTTGGTCAGGGACTGATCGCCCTGCCCGCCGCTCTGGCGGTGATGCGCGGCGCAGATGTCGGCACGGCGCTCATGTCGGTGCTGTTCTCGGTTGATCTTTCGTGGCTCTCGCCGGTCTTCATTCTGGTCGGTGTGATCCTGTTCGTCACCCGCCAGGCCAGCACTGCAGGCCGCGTTGGCCGCGTGCTGATCGGCCTCGGCCTGATGCTGCTCGCGCTCGACATGGTAGTGCAGGCCAGCGAGCCGATGCTGGCCTCGCCCATCATCAAGGCGATGCTCAACTCCATCAGCAGCGACATCTTCATGGAGCTGGTGATGGGCTGCGTGCTCGCGGTCGTGGCCTATTCCAGTTTGGCCATCGTGCTGCTGATCTCGGCCATGGCGGCATCGAACGTCGTGCCGCTCGACGTGGCGCTCGGACTCGTTCTCGGCGCCAACCTCGGCAGCGGCCTGCTGGCCGTGATGACCACCGCCAAGTCCGCCGTCGAAGTGCGCCAGGTCACCGTCGGCAACATGGTCTTCAAGGTGCTCGGCGTGATCATCATGACGCCGTTCATCGGCACATGGATGAAGTACGTTCAACCACTGCTTCCCAATGCCGCGCAGAGCGTCGTGCTGTTCCACCTGGCCTACAACATCATCATCAGCGTGGGCTTCATCGGCTTCACGCAATGGGTGGCTGATCTGATGACCAAGCTGATGCCCAAGCCCATGGAAGACAAACCCCGCCGCCCGCATCATCTCGATCCCTCTGCGCTATCCACCCCATCGCTCGCCATCTCGTGCGCCGCCCGCGAGGCGCTCTATCAAGCCGACGTGGTCGAGACCATGCTCACCGGCATGCTTGATGTGATCCAGAAGAACGACGAGCAACAGGCCGAGCGCATCCGCAAGATGGACGACGAGGTCGACCAGCTCTACTCCGCCATCAAGTACTACCTCACCAAGATCTCGCGCGAGGCGTTGGGTGAAGAGGAAAGCAAGCGCTGGGCCGACATCATCAGCTTCACCATCAACATGGAGCAGATCGGCGACATCATCGAGCGCGTGATCATCGACATCGAAGACAAGAAGATCAAAAAAGGCCGCAAGTTCTCCGAAGCTGGCATGGCCGAAATCACCGAACTGCATGGCCGTCTGGTCAGCAACCTGCGGCTGGGGATGAGTGTGTTCTTGAACGGCAACGTGCGTGATGCCAAGCGTCTGCTGGAAGAGAAAGTTCGCTTCCGGGATCTGGAGCGGACGTACTCCACAACCCATTTGGCCAGGTTGTCCGAGAACACCATGCAGAGCATCGAGACGAGTTCGCTGCACATCGATCTGATCAGCGACCTCAAGCGGATCAACTCACTGATCTGCTCGATTGCTTATCCGATTCTGGAATCGGCTGGGGAGTTGGTGCCTAGCCGGGTCAAGGCGATTAACGAGGCGGCGGCGAATGCTGCAACTCCGGCTTCACCGCGCGCTGCGGCGGCTGAGCACAGTAACGCTTGA